From Streptomyces sp. 6-11-2, one genomic window encodes:
- a CDS encoding cytochrome P450, with the protein MHDQPPALFTWEFASNPYPAYAWLREHAPVHRTRLPSGVEAWLVTRYADARQALADQRLSKNPAHHAESAHAKGKTGIPGERKAELMTHLLNIDPPDHTRLRRLVSKAFTPRRVAEFAPRVQELADGLIDGFAERGTADLIHEFAFPLPIYAICDLLGVPREDQDDFRDWAGMMIRHGKGPRGGVARSVKKMRGYLADLIHRKREALPAEPVPGEDLISALIRASDHGEHLTENEAAAMAFILLFAGFETTVNLIGNGTYALLTHPEQRDRLQRSLAEGDGGLLETGVEELLRYDGPVELATWRYATRPLTIGGQDIAAGDPVLVVLAAADRDPERFAGPDVLDLGRRDNQHLGYGHGIHYCLGAPLARLEGQTALATLLTRLPDLQLGADPAELRWRGGLIMRGLRTLPVRFTPGR; encoded by the coding sequence ATGCACGACCAGCCACCCGCCCTGTTCACCTGGGAGTTCGCGAGCAACCCCTACCCGGCCTACGCCTGGCTGCGCGAGCACGCCCCCGTGCACAGGACCCGTCTGCCCAGCGGAGTGGAGGCCTGGTTGGTCACCCGGTACGCGGACGCCAGGCAGGCTCTGGCCGACCAGCGACTGTCCAAGAACCCGGCGCACCACGCCGAGTCCGCGCACGCCAAGGGCAAGACCGGCATCCCCGGCGAGCGCAAGGCCGAGCTGATGACCCACCTGCTGAACATCGACCCGCCGGACCACACCCGGCTGCGCCGGCTGGTCAGCAAGGCGTTCACCCCGCGCCGCGTCGCCGAGTTCGCCCCGCGTGTGCAGGAGCTGGCCGACGGACTCATCGACGGGTTCGCCGAGCGCGGCACGGCCGACCTCATCCACGAGTTCGCCTTCCCGCTGCCCATCTACGCCATCTGCGACCTGCTCGGCGTCCCCCGCGAGGACCAGGACGACTTCCGGGACTGGGCGGGCATGATGATCCGCCACGGCAAGGGCCCGCGCGGCGGGGTCGCCCGCTCCGTGAAGAAGATGCGCGGCTATCTCGCGGACCTCATCCACCGCAAGCGCGAGGCGCTCCCGGCCGAGCCCGTCCCCGGCGAGGACCTCATCTCCGCGCTCATCCGCGCCTCCGACCACGGCGAGCACCTCACCGAGAACGAGGCCGCCGCCATGGCCTTCATCCTTCTGTTCGCCGGTTTCGAGACCACCGTCAACCTCATCGGCAACGGCACCTACGCCCTGCTCACCCACCCCGAGCAGCGGGACCGGCTCCAGCGGTCCCTCGCCGAGGGGGACGGCGGCCTGCTGGAGACGGGAGTGGAGGAACTCCTGCGCTACGACGGGCCGGTGGAGCTGGCCACCTGGCGCTACGCCACCCGGCCGCTCACCATCGGCGGGCAGGACATCGCCGCCGGCGACCCGGTCCTCGTCGTCCTCGCCGCCGCCGACCGGGACCCGGAGCGGTTCGCCGGCCCCGACGTCCTCGATCTCGGGCGGCGTGACAATCAACACCTCGGCTACGGACACGGCATCCACTACTGCCTCGGCGCACCGCTCGCCCGCCTGGAGGGCCAGACCGCGCTGGCCACTCTCCTCACCCGGCT